From one Rhodamnia argentea isolate NSW1041297 chromosome 1, ASM2092103v1, whole genome shotgun sequence genomic stretch:
- the LOC115740251 gene encoding glutamine--fructose-6-phosphate aminotransferase [isomerizing] 1 — MCGIFAYLNCNVKRERSYILQVLFNGLRRLEYRGYDSAGISIDSSSVSLPPLVFRKEGNIESLVKSVYQEVDATDLNLEESFLTHAGIAHTRWATHGEPAPRNSHPQSSGAGNEFLVVHNGVITNYEVLKQTLIRHGFSFESDTDTEVIPKLAKYVFDKSNEDSGDMAVTFSQVVLEVMRHLEGAYALIFKSRHYPNELIACKRGSPLLLGVKELREDSSKGSLFHDDKYPSQNGNPRELFLSSDANALVEHTRKVLVIEDGEVVHLKDGGVSILKFDGDKGKRGGLLSRPASVQRALSVLEMEVEQINKGNYEHYMQKEIHEQPESLTTTMRGRLIRGGTCKAKTVLLGGLKDHLKTIRRSRRIVFIGCGTSYNAALAARPILEELSGIPVTMEIASDLLDRQGPIYREDTAVFVSQSGETADTLHALEYALQNGALCVGITNTVGSVIARKTHCGVHINAGAEIGVASTKAYTSQIVVMAMLALAIGGDAISNQARREAIIDCLFDLPNKVREVLKLDQEMKDLAKLLIAEQSLLMFGRGYNYATALEGSLKVKEVALMHSEGILAGEMKHGPLALVDESLPIVVIATHDACFSKQQSVIQQLHARKGRLIVMCSRGDAAAVSLGGACSRVIEVPQVEDCLQPVVNIVPLQLLAYHLTVLRGYNVDQPRNLAKSVTTE, encoded by the exons ATGTGCGGCATATTCGCCTACCTGAACTGCAATGTGAAGAGGGAGAGGAGCTACATCCTCCAGGTCCTCTTCAATGGCCTCCGCCGCCTCGAGTACCGCGGCTACGACTCCGCCGGCATCTCCATCGACTCCTCCTCCGTTTCTCTCCCCCCGCTCGTGTTCCGGAAGGAGGGCAACATCGAATCCCTCGTCAAATCCGTTTACCAAG AGGTTGATGCCACAGACTTGAATTTGGAGGAATCCTTTCTTACTCATGCCGGAATAGCGCACACACGGTGGGCAACTCATGGAGAGCCTGCTCCTAGAAATAGTCATCCTCAGAGCTCTGGTGCTGGAAATGAGTTTCTGGTTGTACACAATGGGGTCATCACTAATTATGAG GTCTTGAAGCAAACACTAATACGACATGGATTCTCATTTGAATCTGATACTGACACTGAAGTGATTCCTAAGCTCGCCAAGTATGTTTTTGATAAATCTAATGAAGATTCAG GTGACATGGCTGTCACATTTAGTCAAGTTGTGCTAGAAGTTATGAGGCATCTTGAAGGAGCCTATGCCCTTATTTTTAAAAGCCGGCATTATCCTAATGAGTTGATCGCTTGTAAGCGTGGTAGTCCATTGCTTCTTGGTGTCAAA GAATTGAGAGAAGATTCAAGCAAAGGATCATTATTCCATGATGATAAGTATCCTTCCCAGAATGGGAATCCCAGGGAACTGTTCTTATCCAGTGATGCAAACGCTTTGGTTGAGCACACACGAAAAGTTTTAGTTATTGAAGATGGTGAAGTGGTTCATCTGAAG GATGGAGGGGTATCTATCTTAAAGTTTGATGGTGACAAAGGAAAACGTGGTGGTTTACTTTCCAGGCCGGCATCAGTACAGCGTGCACTTTCTGTTCTTGAGATGGAAGTTgaacaaataaataaaggaaactACGAACATTATATGCAGAAAGAAATTCACGAACAGCCAGAATCCCTAACAACCACGATGAGGGGCAGACTTATACGTGGAGGGACCTGCAAAGCTAAGACTGTCCTTCTGGGTGGATTGAAAGATCATCTCAAGACAATTAGGAGAAGTCGGAGGATTGTTTTTATTGGTTGTGGTACAAGCTATAATGCCGCTTTAGCTGCAAGGCCCATCTTGGAAGAACTTTCAG GAATTCCTGTCACAATGGAAATTGCAAGTGATCTGTTGGATCGCCAAGGCCCAATTTATAGAGAAGATACAGCCGTTTTTGTCAGTCAGTCTGGTGAAACAGCAGATACCTTACATGCACTGGAATATGCTCTCCAGAATGGTGCATTATGTGTAGGAATTACTAATACTGTTGGCAGTGTAATTGCCAGAAAAACACATTGTGGTGTCCACATTAATGCTGGTGCTGAGATAGGCGTGGCAAGCACCAAG GCATATACAAGTCAAATAGTAGTTATGGCTATGTTAGCTTTAGCAATCGGAGGGGACGCTATTTCTAATCAAGCCAGAAGAGAAGCAATAATCGATTGTCTTTTCGACCTTCCAA ACAAAGTTCGAGAGGTGCTGAAGCTTGACCAGGAAATGAAAGATCTTGCTAAGCTACTAATTGCAGAGCAGTCACTTCTCATGTTTGGCAGAGGATACAATTATGCTACAGCTCTGGAAGGTTCTTTAAAAGTAAAGGAAGTAGCATTAATGCACAGTGAAGGAATACTTGCTGGTGAAATGAAACATGGTCCTCTGGCTCTTGTTGATGAGAGTCTGCCCATTGTAGTGATTGCTACTCATGATGCTTGCTTCAG CAAGCAACAGTCAGTTATTCAGCAACTCCATGCCCGTAAAGGACGCCTGATTGTCATGTGCTCGAGGGGGGATGCTGCAGCTGTGTCTCTTGGTGGAGCATGTAGTAGAGTCATTGAAGTTCCTCAGGTGGAGGACTGTCTTCAGCCTGTAGTCAATATAGTTCCTTTGCAG TTGTTGGCGTATCATCTCACAGTCCTAAGAGGATATAATGTCGACCAGCCTAGGAACCTTGCAAAGAGTGTGACAACCGAGTAA